The Salvia splendens isolate huo1 chromosome 20, SspV2, whole genome shotgun sequence nucleotide sequence TGGCGATCTCTCCCAACATGAAGGGCTTGCTAGAGCTAGTGTTTCTGTTTCGGCATGTCGGGCACTAGTAAGCCTGCTTGAAGATCAGCCAACTGAGGAAATGAAAATGGTGGCGGTTTGTGCATTACAAAACTTTGTTGTGCGGAGCAGATCCAATAGAAAAGCCGTTGCTGAAGCTGGTGGTGTTTTGGTGATTCAAGAACTGGTGATGTCCCCAGACCCAGAACTTGCCGGACAAGCATCAATGCTCATCAAATTTCTCTTTTCAAACCACACCCTTCAAGAATATGTGTCAACCGAACTTATAAGGTCATTGACAGGTATTTACTCTTGGacaattcttctttttcttgtttagAGGATTAAGTGCACTTATGCAATATATGGTGTGTCTGAAATTGGTTCTGATGAACAGATCAACAACTCCATCTCTATTTTTCCAGAATTTCTAGCCAAGGATGGTTATTCTTCCTCTTTATAACTCATAATATTTCTATTCTAGATTTAATGTCAGATCAAATTGTCAGGCTATGCAGCATTTATATCTTCAAATAATATAGTATCTgcttttttccttctcttttaaTTTGACATTCCTGCTAGCATCATCTGCCATTTCGCATCGATATGAGCCAATTCGGAAGTCAGTCGGAACATCTTTTATTTGAGGGGTTTCTTATTTGAACTGTGTTATTGTGCAGCTGCTTTGGAGAGAGAACTGTGGTCTGCAGCCACTGTCAATGAAGAGGTGTTGAGAACAATACTCGTTatcttttcaaattttcaaaagcTTCATATATCTGAAGCTGCAACACTGTGTATACCCCATTTGGTCACAGCACTGAGATCTGGTAGCGAGACTGCTCAGGATATAACGTTGACTACCTTGTGCTTGCTTAAACATTCATGGTCAACCATGCCACTGGACGTGTCAAAGTCACAGGCTATGGTCGCAGCGGAAGCCATCCCTATTTTACAAAAGCTTATGAAAAGTTGTCCAGCAAGTTTTCCTGAAAGAGTAGAAAGCTTATTGAGTAGCTTACCCGGTTGCTTAACAGTCACCATTATCCGAGCTAACAATTTGAGACAGGTTTTAGGAGGTACCAATGCTTTTTGCAGATTGACTATAGGCCATGGCCCTCCTAGGCGTACCAAGGTATTGCGTACTTTGTTTTCAAATTATGCCACCCTGAGATTGTTATGCTTATATGGTATGACTGAGTGAGTATCAATTGTATGATTGGACATAAAATGGAATTTGCATATATTTTTTCATCCCTCTGTTCTTGTAGCATTTACGTATTTAGGAAAAGTTTCTTTTACTAGTGTTTCTTCTTTCTTATTTACATAATATAATACATGCATTTAGCTGTGTTTTCTTACTGTAGATGGTTCATATATGGAGTTGGCTAACAAATGACTCTAAAATTTCCTTAGGTTGTGAACCATAGCACCTCACCGGAATGGAACGAAGCATTTACATGGGCCTTTGATGTGCCTCCTAAGGGGCAAAAGTTGCACATTGTGTGCAGGAACAAAAGTACGTTTGGAAAGGTACAAGTTTTCTGCTCAATAGATTCATTATAATACCCCTCCAGAAAACGAAGATTCATGTTAAGCACAAACAAGAAACTAAACAAGTAGATTCTACTTTCCATTCCCTTGTCCCGTGTTCCTTGAGTCGGAttccatttttggttgtcccacATTACTTGAGTTATTATTTCCTTTTATAGCAAAAAACATCTAAtaccttactttattctccttttgTACCTCACTCTCTAttctctttattttctcttcacataacccactaaacacaactttcttaaagaAACGACTCAAGTAGCGTGGGAATAAGGATATGCGAAGATGGAATAGCAATATCTAGTGTGTATAGATTGCTTGTGATAATTAGCCAATTTTCTTTCTTGTCATTAATAAATTTGAAACATGGTTaaaattctctctttttttaatcTGTACATTGCTCGATTTTGTCAGAGTACTCTCGGTAAGATCACAATTCAAATCGACAAAATCGTGAATGAAGGATTACACAGTGGCGTTTTCAACCTCAGCCACCATGACAAAGACGGATGTATGAAGGAAGGGTACAGTGGCCTTTTCGGCCTGGGGGGCGGGGGCAGCAACCATGACAAAGATAAAGATAGCTCCAGCCATAAAGAGGGGAGCAGTGGCCGTTTACACCTCAGCAACAGCTTCGGCGGCCACAGTGATAAAGATAAAGATAGCTCCAGCCATAAAGAGGGGCAAGGTGGCTTTTTCGGCCTCGGCCACAGCTTCAGCGGCCATAGCCGCAGCCACAGCCAGAGTGATAAAGATAAAGATGGCTCCAGCCATAAAGATAAAGATAGCTCCAGCCATAAAGAAGGGCTCAGTGGCTTTTTCGGCCTCAGCCACAGCTTCAGCGGCTATAGCAGCCACAGTCGCAACAACAGTGATAAAGATAGCTCCATCCCTAAAGATAAAGATAGCTCCAGCCAAAATGATAAAGATAGCTCCAGCCATAAGGAGGGGCACGGTGGCCTTTTCGGCATCAGTCACAGCTTCGGCGGCCATAGCCACAGCCAACATAAAGATAAAGATGAATCTTCCCAGAAGGAAGGGCATAGTGGCCTTTTTGGCCTCGGCCAAAGCCACAGCCACCACTATGATCGccataaagataaagataaagataaagatAGCTCTACCCACAAGGAAAGTTCTGAGCGAACACTTGAATTCGAGATAACCTGGTCCCACAGGGTCGAGTAAAAAGTGTGTATGAGAGAACGAAGCACGACATATCCCACCATTTGAGGTAATTGTGATCAATATTTTGAAAAGGCCCCCATAATCCACTTGAAAAATGGTGAAATACATAAGGCTGGATTATCTGTTACACCAATGTGAATATCTACCTAAAATGTTCTAGTTTTGAAGAGACTGTATGAAATATGTCAGTTTTAGTGGGAAGTGGGATGAAAGCCATCCCATAACCAAGAGTTTGGTTAAGTTGTTGAATAATGCAACTTTTTGTATAGAAATATTTAGTGGTTTAGCAGCTGTAATTGGAAATGTGCTCCTCTATTATGTGGTGAAAATGAGGTTGCACTTAGTATTATGTATCAGTAACTTAAATGTATATTTAAATAGCCATCTGAAATGCATTGTTTTGTAATTTCGTGTTACTCCATTTGTTTCTTGAATTAATCCTATGCTTGACATCCATCATTCATCAATCAGCATATCTTTATTTTGGTTATAAACCAATCCATTTATTGCTTTCAATTCCAACTTCCAAGTGTGGTAATTCCTCATCTGAGTTCCACTAATTTTACATCAAATTTGAAATGTTGCAAATTCGTTTTGGGAAATGATCCGAGTGACCTGTTGACCGTGACGACAAAAACTCACAGGCCCGGGTGCTGGTTCATCACAAACTTACCAAAATTTCAAGGGTGAAGAAAAAGTCACACGTTGTAACAAAGTAAGGTGTTCACAGTTAAAAAGGGGTGGGAAAATAGAGTTTGCTACAATGGAGAGTTGTTACTGTACGGTAGCACATAAAATGAGTAGCACACTAGCAGAAACTCGTCAACACGTGATCGTTATGTTCCAGCAGCAACTAGCGAACCTCTGGCTCGTGTAAAAGCAGCAATTAGTGACCCCAGCTGCAGCTTGTCATTGCATGCCATGCTCAACCTATATCTGCAAAGCACAACTAACACTTGATATGAAAGTAACAGAACTAATAAAACTCACACCAGCCACAAATTTGTGTTCAATGTAGAGGCCCATGACAAAAGTATATGTAAGATATACACATTGAAATCCAGTTGCCTTTCCTAAATAGATGACTATTGAAGCAACTGAGGTTTATTTAAAGTATAATGTCAATTCACGGCCAAGCTCTAAGTTCAACAAACTGATGTAAACCATAAAGGAAAAGATACATACTCGATATCAGCCATATCGTTAATAAGTTGAATGCGGACAGCTGGTGGCATCTTGATCTTAAAAACAAACCTAAGATCAAGAAGTAAGATATGAGGAATAGGAGATTTATGCAGTGAATAAACATATATCTGAGCACATACATGGTAACTTCTCTGACGATATCAACCAGAGCCAACCCTTTTCTGGTCTTCATCTCAGATATTCCTGGAGGTTTAAAACAGCAGAATAAGCACACCCGCGTAAGAAAATTATGATTATATAGTGATACTTGGCGTGAGATTACTTTGGCTGCTAGTTGTGAATGGCTCATTCAGGAGCCAATGGGATATCTGCTCGATGTCTTTGGGCAAAGGGTTCCCAGTACACAAGTAGACAGCTTCTTCTGTGATCTGCTGACAGGCCATATGTGTTGACTGCACATAAACAGCAAGTACAAaacaattttatcaattatcatTGAGCATAATGAATTCCAAGCAAAAGCAATAAGTGGAGGACATATGGGCATCATCGTGCAGACGGGAAGATGCTCACATAGTCCTCATATAGACCATCTATAAACTCTATATTTCCATCATGATATTGGCTTGATGATGGAGATATGCTGAGGAGATATAAAAACTAACAAGGTTATGCGAAAATGATACCTGTAAAATATTCAAGGCTTTCCTCATATCACCGTTGCTAAGCTGTACAAGAGCTTTCATACCATTTTCTGGAACATCAAGCCTGAATTAATAGATGAAGTGTGAAATAAGTTGATATTAGTCTCAAAGATTCCACATCAACTACATAATACTAGCATATAGTTAAGAAGTAAGAGAGGCAAACCATCAAAAGACCAAAGCTAAGTAATAGAAAAACTTACCCTTCAGATTCAATTACGTGTCTGAGCCTATCCCTGACATGAACAGCATCAAGAGGAGCAAAGCGGAACCGTGTACATCTTGATTGCAGTGCTGGAATAATTTTATTGACATTGTTGCAGATCAAAGCAAATCTATTGCTTTTGGTGTATTTCTCAATCACTGAAAAGTAAATGATGCAgaaatttttgtaattttaaaatataacgGAATAAAAATATCAAGGAAAGTAAAACAAATCTTGCCTCTACGAAGAGCAAATTGTGCATCCTTAGTCATGGCATCTGCCTCATCCAGTAGAACCAATTTTACGGCAGACTTTCCCCTGTACAAAACAAGATAGTCAGATAGGTGATAGGTCTGATTGAAGTGAACTCTGAAATCCAAAATAACTAATGTAATAATATCACAGTGATAGACACAAGGATTAAGTTTAGAACTAAGTCACAGCAAACTTCCCAGATCCTAGAAAAAAGTACGACATTTAGTATCAGAAGTTCCCTAGTTGTTTTCAAAAGGCAGATGTAAGTTCAtcatatattattctttttcaTATCCCAACATAACCTTCAGCCAAGTGAGTATGTAAAGTTTTGCAAAAATAGCAAATGTGTGTGCCAGAAAATACCCAAAAGAGATGCTCTGTGTGCTTGCAAAGTCTTGAATCTGCTGCCTAACAACATCAATACCACGATCATCGGATGCATTCAACTCCAGAACCATGTTTTGCAACTTGTTTCCATAAAGTTTCCGAGCCATTGCCAAAACGGTAGAAGTCTTCCCTGTCCCTGGCGGTCCATAAAGCAGCAAATGGGGCAATCTGTTCCCAGATGCTAATCTATCAACTTTGCAcagaaaaaaatagttaaataaccaatacataaaacaaaattaagcTCACAATTTCGATGCAAACCATTAACATCATAGAATTAAGCAACAAAAATTACCAATGGAGATTATAATGGTAATGTTGAAAACCCCTTAATGCAAACATGAATCACTGAAACAACACGTAGGATGCACAGATGAACTGGAAAAATATCCCTTAACCCTAATTCATAAGCATAAGGTGCAGAAGattcaaattttgtaaaaaatatcAGCATTGCTTGATAAAATTCCAACACTATGCATACATAGCTAGAAAATGTAAATGTTTCCTTGCGCTTGAATCATCCAGAAACCGTAATTCATTGAAGATCAAATCCTTCAACAGGTAATTATCAAAATACGCAATAAAATTGAACGGTCTAACAAGGGCAGGGTTTTTCCAAATCAAGCCTACCGACTGTTCGACGAAATGCTTAAGAAGAAAATAGGCGTAACTTACTGGTCTCAACAATGTCACGGTGGGCGGCGACGTCATCGAGAGACTGGGGGCGATATTTCTCGACCCAGGGCGTGGCTCTGGTGTCCGGTGGAGCAGCTGAAACGACGACGTTTTTGCCCTTGAGGTTGGGCTTGGCGGAATTGAAATTGCCGTTGTCGTCGTCGATATCCATGACATCTATCACTTTCGCCATTTTTTCTAAGCTCGAAAACGACGCCGCTTCGACGCAGCTGTTTTTCGCCTCTGAAATTTTCTCTCTTAATTTCTCACTGCAGTGTAGTTTTAGTGTGAAGAAGGGGCGGGGGACTGACTCCGGTGGACTCTGGTGCGGTTTCTacagtgaggctgtcaagcttcTTAGATTCTACAGTAATCGCGTTTTAGTTAGCAAGGATTTGAAACTATATTTAAAAACGAGTTTATTTCGATTTCTATTTAACTAGAATTGTATGAAAGATGAGTGAGGAGAACCGTAGAGGCGCACTGAGGAGATTGGCGCCAATAATAGTCGCACGATGCGTCCACctcttttttaattaattaattaattaatgaactaAATTACATATTATAGAATACAATCGTATATTTTGTAGTATTAATATACCACTAAATTAGATTCAAATTCTTAATTCCATTGCGCAAACTCAGACTTCTGAATTCATGGAGCATTCAACCAGCCGGAGACAGATAGATGTATCTCCTCCGACGTCAACAGCAGCCCAACtcccaaatataatatttttcgATGACCAAGATGGAGCTATTCGCCCATGGCATGCCACCAAATCCCTAGCGCTGTgacaccgccaccgccaccgccgccgccgccgcattcATCTTataacttcatcttataatgaaataacttcatcCGAGAAATGAAAACATTTTGATTAAAATGAACCACATTTGAACAGTCCAAAACAAATAACTTCATCTTATGATATAATTTCTTCATCTTATAATCACATTgtttcatcttataatgaatAACTTCATccgaaaaatgaaaataacttaTAATAATGTATTATGACTAAATAGCCCCTGTGATGAAGTAAATTGCTCTTAGGATGAATGACGAAAATTATTTGTACAATATCTCATCTCATCCATCAAAATTTAGATCAAATGACCATAttttagtctctagttctacactaaggGTAATTTGCATATAATGGTACCCTATTTGAAGATATCCAAACAATTTAAAGTTgacaacaaaacacaaaatcaaTCGATGAAACGTATCCTATATTCTTAATGCTTTGGAGAAAGAAATTTCATTAGGAGAGAAATTGCAACTTTGTTCATGCTAAATACTCACTTCGTCTGTATCAAAATAATTGagactccctccgttccatgttaatagagacatttttttcggcacggaatttaagaatagtgtgttaaatagatagtgaaaaaagtaagatagaataaagtaagagagatgaagagagaataaagtaaaagggatagttactttttgccaaaaatagaaatgcctcaattaacttggaacttcccaaaatagaaaaatgactctattaacatggaacggatgaagtatttcTTTACTGACCGTTCACAGATAATTATGGCGTTTCTTTTGTTGAAACTTAATTTTCGTCACTTTAACCTTTAAACACCACTTCAATAAGTCTAGTACCCAAAAGAAAAGTCTCAACAAATTTcattagggcatccacagttgtgcggatgtcccgacggacatcccaaaaacacctcctgccacgtcataaggacttcccactgcactgccacgtcataaggacttcccactgcacagtggcggacatcccttAGGACATCCggacggacttcccacattaataaaaattcacaaattcaccaaattaaataatttacggaattaaacaatttacggaattaaaatttacgGAACGATTAtggaataaaaatttcattaaataaaaaaaagaaaggtacatttaaaaaaaaaactaaaaaaagtacatttcaacaaataaaaatttcatccacGACGACCCCTTcactgccatacttcttcaattatatcgttctggagtcgaatatgagcttgtttttggcgcatgtcggcaaatgcacggactcgcttGACCTCGTCATGGGGTATACACATACGTACATTGTCGGTGGCAACACCGTGGCGTGGACCCacaacatcaacatcatcattggcccaatccgtcagtgctgtaccttcatcttcgacaatcatgttatgcatgataatacatgcgtacatgatatcggcGATGCTCTCAGCATATCACaaccgtgatggacccttcactgccgcccatcgactctggagcacaccaaatgcccgctccacatccttgcgcgctgcctcctgacgacccgcaaaatataccttcttttcttctgttgggcatatgatcgtcttcacaaagacgggccacatagggtatatcccatcagccaaataatagtctatgttgtgctggttgtcgttggcgacgaaattgacggccggaccgacgcccatgcactggtcgttgaaaagaggtcgactggaggacgttgatgtcgttgtttgacccggctactccaaaataagcatgccaaatccatagccggtagtcagctaccgcttcaaggatcattgtgggattcttgcccttgaaacccgtagtgtacacccctttccaggcagcgaggcagttcttccactcccaatgtatacaatctatgctgcctagcattcccggaaacccgtgctgagtcccgtgcatatccagcagggcctgacaatcttcgggggtaggcttccgaagatacctatccccgaatatttccctaacgccctgacaaaaatacttaaggcaatcgcgggcagtcgtctcaccaatgtggaggtactcatcgaacatgtcagtcgtgcctccgtatgccagctgcctgattgcggcagtgcacttc carries:
- the LOC121780569 gene encoding replication factor C subunit 3-like, translating into MAKVIDVMDIDDDNGNFNSAKPNLKGKNVVVSAAPPDTRATPWVEKYRPQSLDDVAAHRDIVETIDRLASGNRLPHLLLYGPPGTGKTSTVLAMARKLYGNKLQNMVLELNASDDRGIDVVRQQIQDFASTQSISFGGKSAVKLVLLDEADAMTKDAQFALRRVIEKYTKSNRFALICNNVNKIIPALQSRCTRFRFAPLDAVHVRDRLRHVIESEGLDVPENGMKALVQLSNGDMRKALNILQSTHMACQQITEEAVYLCTGNPLPKDIEQISHWLLNEPFTTSSQRISEMKTRKGLALVDIVREVTMFVFKIKMPPAVRIQLINDMADIEYRLSMACNDKLQLGSLIAAFTRARGSLVAAGT